The following proteins are encoded in a genomic region of Actinomycetota bacterium:
- a CDS encoding N-acetylmuramoyl-L-alanine amidase, translated as MKFEQLTRGARATILSILVLVLSAQSALAAPLVCIDAGHGGKDTGARSPAFFMDISSGETIFITDGSLNTALSSGFIDGQINQFTALPNRVDVTTGNLRLNEADANLDIALRLKNLLDNAGFSSVMTRSLDDYLTLNQRCALANSANASVFISIHNNSSAYNPLANGVETYYYPASPLGGLLAINLQQGLIKELGSSDRGTKKATFVVLSGTNMPSALIEGAFVSNQDEARLLLTPDYRQKIAQGIASGLNSYLSLRHYSDVPPEHWAYPYIERLTIENVVSGRPDGSFVPEFKIDRAEFARMICKAKKWPLINPSSQSFPDVSPSHQDYLYIESAKANGVINGYEDGTFRPANKITRAEIAAMVSATAGLKTDLVQTTFSDVADTHWALKSILSCRGNGIVSGYPDGTFRPQNDITRAEISKIIFKLFTY; from the coding sequence TTGAAGTTTGAACAGCTAACTAGAGGGGCAAGAGCCACTATTCTCTCAATCCTAGTACTTGTCTTGTCCGCGCAATCTGCGCTGGCCGCTCCCCTCGTTTGCATAGATGCTGGTCACGGTGGCAAAGACACGGGAGCTCGTAGCCCTGCTTTTTTCATGGATATCTCAAGCGGTGAGACAATATTCATAACCGATGGCTCACTCAATACCGCTCTAAGCTCAGGTTTTATCGATGGTCAAATCAATCAGTTCACGGCCCTCCCAAACCGGGTTGATGTTACAACCGGTAACTTGAGGCTCAATGAGGCCGATGCCAATCTCGACATCGCGCTTCGTTTAAAGAACCTGCTCGATAACGCGGGATTTTCCAGCGTGATGACCAGAAGTCTTGACGATTATTTAACCCTTAACCAGAGGTGCGCCCTTGCTAATTCGGCCAATGCTTCCGTATTTATCTCCATCCATAATAATTCCTCCGCATATAATCCCTTAGCAAACGGAGTAGAGACTTACTACTATCCGGCCAGCCCACTCGGTGGACTTCTGGCCATAAATCTTCAGCAGGGCCTTATCAAAGAGTTGGGTTCCTCTGATCGAGGGACGAAGAAAGCGACTTTCGTCGTCTTAAGCGGCACCAATATGCCCTCAGCTTTAATTGAGGGAGCTTTCGTATCCAACCAGGACGAAGCGAGACTTCTTTTGACCCCGGATTATCGCCAAAAGATAGCCCAAGGTATCGCGAGCGGCCTAAACAGCTATCTTTCACTCCGCCACTACAGCGATGTTCCTCCCGAGCACTGGGCCTATCCCTATATAGAGCGATTGACCATCGAAAACGTCGTTAGTGGCAGGCCGGACGGCTCATTTGTTCCCGAATTCAAGATAGATAGGGCAGAGTTTGCCAGGATGATATGCAAGGCCAAGAAGTGGCCGCTGATAAATCCATCGTCTCAATCATTCCCCGATGTATCTCCCTCGCATCAAGATTATTTATACATAGAGAGCGCTAAGGCTAACGGTGTTATAAACGGTTACGAGGACGGCACGTTTAGGCCCGCAAATAAGATAACCAGAGCTGAAATCGCGGCCATGGTATCGGCTACGGCGGGCCTTAAGACAGATCTTGTTCAGACAACTTTTTCGGATGTCGCCGATACCCACTGGGCTTTGAAATCAATATTAAGCTGCCGGGGGAACGGAATCGTCAGCGGCTATCCCGATGGCACCTTTAGGCCGCAGAATGATATCACAAGAGCCGAAATATCGAAGATAATATTTAAGCTATTTACTTATTAG
- a CDS encoding GerMN domain-containing protein → MKKIKVLALVVTGLLTFAFVSGCLEDDGTKLEPSPVKNRHDEGILTLYFADQDANFLLVEERALEGGAEVAPEVALSALIEGPKIGGRFATIPKETELLDIEIKDEFAYVNFNKGFVDNYMLGSAAEAMTIYSVVNTLTEFKEIKSVKFLSEGKSLDIIGSNFDFRVQVFERNEDLIGSER, encoded by the coding sequence ATGAAGAAAATAAAGGTCTTGGCTCTGGTAGTGACTGGGTTACTGACTTTCGCGTTCGTTTCGGGTTGTCTTGAGGATGATGGCACAAAACTTGAGCCTTCCCCGGTTAAAAACCGTCACGACGAGGGCATCTTGACCCTATACTTTGCTGACCAAGATGCAAATTTTTTGCTTGTCGAGGAGAGGGCGCTTGAAGGGGGAGCGGAGGTCGCACCAGAAGTGGCCTTAAGCGCCCTGATCGAAGGGCCCAAGATCGGCGGTCGCTTCGCTACGATTCCGAAGGAGACCGAGCTTCTCGATATAGAAATAAAGGATGAGTTCGCTTATGTCAATTTTAATAAAGGCTTCGTGGATAACTATATGCTCGGTAGCGCGGCCGAAGCCATGACTATATACTCGGTAGTTAATACGCTCACTGAATTCAAAGAGATAAAGAGCGTCAAGTTCTTGAGTGAGGGCAAATCGCTGGATATTATAGGCAGCAACTTCGATTTTAGGGTTCAGGTTTTTGAGCGTAACGAAGATTTAATTGGATCAGAAAGATAA
- a CDS encoding stalk domain-containing protein — protein MSIREHPPLGGGGGGGGGVLPYTEGYLNVRFSTDTGAFGNLTHTLEKDIPSGAPTGYTFPYGLFSFNVTQVNAGSTIKVTITFPDKIPAGSEYWKYLGGKWVNCTSLISDNDGDNVLILTLTDGGLGDADGLANGMISDPGGVAIKGASTLTTATMRIGQKSYTVGSSTSNMDVAPYVKNNRTYVPVRYLAYALGIAEKDVKWDAATKTVTLTKGSTVVKLVIGSKTLSKNGIASQMDVSPETTPPGRTMLPARWVAEAFGATVTWNKTTQTVTITY, from the coding sequence ATGAGTATAAGGGAACATCCACCGCTTGGCGGAGGAGGCGGCGGCGGAGGTGGCGTCCTCCCCTACACCGAGGGCTATCTAAACGTTAGATTCAGCACCGATACCGGAGCCTTCGGAAATCTGACCCATACCTTGGAGAAGGATATACCATCCGGAGCCCCAACCGGCTACACTTTTCCTTACGGATTATTCTCCTTCAACGTAACCCAGGTGAATGCGGGCTCCACCATCAAGGTGACCATCACCTTCCCGGACAAGATACCGGCCGGCAGTGAGTACTGGAAGTACCTAGGAGGCAAGTGGGTAAACTGCACCTCCCTCATCTCAGATAATGATGGGGATAACGTCCTCATCCTCACCCTGACCGATGGAGGGCTCGGAGACGCCGATGGCCTGGCCAACGGGATGATATCCGATCCCGGTGGGGTAGCCATCAAGGGAGCTAGCACTCTGACCACCGCCACCATGAGGATAGGTCAAAAGAGCTATACGGTGGGAAGCAGCACAAGCAACATGGACGTCGCCCCCTACGTCAAGAATAACCGGACCTATGTTCCGGTCAGGTATCTGGCCTACGCCTTGGGGATAGCCGAAAAGGATGTCAAGTGGGATGCGGCCACTAAGACCGTTACTCTAACCAAGGGTTCCACCGTGGTTAAGTTGGTCATCGGCAGCAAGACCTTGAGCAAGAACGGAATAGCTAGCCAGATGGACGTCTCTCCTGAGACGACTCCTCCCGGACGGACCATGCTCCCGGCAAGATGGGTAGCAGAGGCCTTTGGAGCCACCGTCACCTGGAACAAGACGACTCAGACCGTGACCATCACCTATTGA
- a CDS encoding choice-of-anchor Q domain-containing protein has product MALLLGSSAIDTGATGEGIPATDQRGVARRPQGAGIDIGAYEYKGTSTAWRRRRRRRWRPPLHRGLSKR; this is encoded by the coding sequence ATGGCTCTCCTCTTAGGCTCCTCGGCCATAGATACCGGCGCGACGGGTGAAGGTATTCCCGCTACCGATCAGCGGGGAGTGGCCCGTCGTCCTCAAGGGGCCGGCATAGATATCGGAGCCTATGAGTATAAGGGAACATCCACCGCTTGGCGGAGGAGGCGGCGGCGGAGGTGGCGTCCTCCCCTACACCGAGGGCTATCTAAACGTTAG
- a CDS encoding right-handed parallel beta-helix repeat-containing protein yields MTGGNADEAIGDNSSGGGIFNDQSSPTIEGCTFSDNTATSSSSGGMYNGGSSDPSITNCTFSGNTTGSGYGGGIYNSSNSSPSILNTILWDNGGGEILNYDAGPIPVVSYSVVQGAMLAEPTS; encoded by the coding sequence ATAACGGGCGGTAATGCAGATGAAGCGATTGGCGATAACTCCAGCGGCGGCGGAATTTTTAACGACCAAAGTAGCCCAACCATCGAGGGTTGCACCTTCAGCGACAACACGGCGACCAGCAGCAGCAGCGGCGGGATGTATAACGGCGGCTCTAGCGACCCATCTATCACCAACTGCACCTTCAGCGGCAACACGACCGGCTCCGGCTATGGTGGCGGGATTTATAACTCCTCAAACAGCAGCCCGTCAATCTTAAACACCATTCTCTGGGATAACGGCGGCGGTGAGATATTAAATTATGATGCCGGGCCTATCCCCGTTGTCAGCTACTCGGTTGTTCAAGGGGCTATGTTGGCGGAACCAACATCATAA
- the fabZ gene encoding 3-hydroxyacyl-ACP dehydratase FabZ, producing MLDLGEIKKIIPHREPFLLLDSITELKPGVRAVGLKVVKEGDFFFPGHFPGRPIMPGVLIVEALAQVGAVVLLSKPENEGKIALFAGIDKVRFKRQVVPGDELTLETEVIKSKGPIGIGVAKATVNGELAASGEIMFAIK from the coding sequence ATGCTCGACTTGGGCGAGATCAAAAAGATAATACCTCATCGTGAGCCGTTCCTTCTACTCGACTCCATAACCGAACTCAAACCGGGGGTGCGGGCCGTAGGGCTTAAAGTGGTCAAGGAGGGTGACTTCTTCTTCCCCGGCCATTTTCCCGGTCGTCCCATAATGCCGGGCGTCTTGATCGTCGAGGCCTTGGCCCAAGTCGGAGCGGTCGTTCTCCTATCAAAACCCGAAAATGAGGGCAAAATCGCTCTCTTTGCCGGCATCGACAAGGTCAGATTCAAAAGACAGGTCGTGCCGGGCGATGAGCTCACCCTCGAGACAGAAGTCATAAAGTCCAAGGGGCCCATCGGCATCGGGGTGGCCAAAGCGACAGTAAACGGGGAGCTTGCCGCCTCGGGCGAGATCATGTTCGCCATCAAGTGA
- a CDS encoding DUF3048 domain-containing protein has product MNKNVGVAAVAALAAIVLALGAGFYINSTNQTADQVIEEEKYYCMACGEEVAEETDATLRPLAVIIENHPDTRPQSGLEDACIVHEVVAEGGITRFLAVYLHDKVDSVGPVRSVRDYYGEMAKGFEAILAHCGGSPAGYKAIKDLKLDDLDEFANTGAYWRSSKHKRPHNLYTSTDNLREKAKERGFEDLATFKPFEFKDDAPTAERPSSMEAKINFSSPEFLVAYEYEMTSNSYLRSMGGKVHRALSSGRQLSVKNVLIQVTSIKVIDEMGRVKVANVGRGLAYALLDGQVIEGKWVRDSLKDSLRFYDITGSEIALNRGPVWIETVSLKDVLSFETEEKAEG; this is encoded by the coding sequence GTGAACAAAAATGTCGGGGTAGCGGCGGTAGCGGCGCTGGCCGCCATCGTGCTGGCTTTGGGGGCTGGATTCTATATCAACTCAACCAATCAGACGGCTGACCAGGTGATTGAAGAGGAGAAGTATTACTGCATGGCCTGCGGAGAGGAGGTTGCAGAAGAGACCGATGCGACCTTGCGCCCGCTTGCCGTGATAATTGAGAACCACCCCGATACCCGGCCTCAATCGGGACTTGAGGACGCTTGCATAGTCCATGAGGTAGTCGCCGAGGGGGGAATAACCAGGTTTTTGGCCGTCTATCTTCATGACAAGGTCGATTCCGTCGGCCCTGTACGGAGCGTGCGCGACTACTATGGCGAGATGGCCAAGGGCTTTGAGGCCATACTAGCCCACTGCGGCGGTTCACCGGCCGGTTATAAGGCTATAAAGGACTTGAAGCTGGACGATTTGGATGAATTTGCAAATACGGGCGCCTATTGGCGCTCTTCCAAGCACAAGCGACCGCATAATCTCTATACCTCGACTGATAACTTGAGGGAAAAAGCCAAAGAGAGAGGTTTTGAGGATCTGGCCACCTTTAAGCCCTTCGAATTCAAAGATGACGCTCCCACGGCCGAGCGGCCAAGCTCGATGGAGGCCAAGATAAATTTCTCATCGCCAGAATTTTTGGTCGCTTACGAATACGAAATGACTAGCAATTCATACCTCCGCTCGATGGGCGGCAAGGTCCATCGGGCCTTAAGCTCGGGCAGACAGCTTTCCGTCAAAAACGTCCTTATCCAGGTGACATCGATCAAGGTGATCGATGAGATGGGACGGGTTAAGGTGGCCAATGTGGGCCGCGGTCTCGCTTACGCTCTTTTGGATGGCCAGGTTATAGAGGGTAAATGGGTCCGCGATTCTTTAAAAGACAGCTTAAGATTCTATGACATAACCGGGAGCGAAATCGCCTTAAATCGGGGGCCCGTTTGGATAGAGACGGTCTCACTTAAGGATGTGTTGAGCTTTGAGACCGAAGAGAAGGCCGAAGGTTAA